One Alligator mississippiensis isolate rAllMis1 chromosome 1, rAllMis1, whole genome shotgun sequence genomic window carries:
- the LOC109282701 gene encoding squalene synthase-like produces MALSACPALPGSQWPPLLCPQGKISDSLSTCYQHLDQTSRSFAAATRALDVELRHAACIFYLVLRALDTTEDDMSISLETKIPMLPVFHNYQYQPEWRYMESKAKDKQMLEDFSTVSR; encoded by the exons ATGGCCCTCAGTGCTTGCCCAGCTTTGCCAGGCTCCCAGTGGCCACCTCTGCTCTGCCCACAGGGCAAGATCAGTGACAGCCTCAGCACCTGCTACCAGCACCTGGACCAGACAAGCCGGAGTTTCGCTGCCGCCACCCGGGCACTAGACGTTGAGCTGCG TCACGCTGCCTGCATATTCTACCTGGTTCTCCGAGCCCTGGACACCACAGAAGATGACATGTCCATCAGTTTGGAAACAAAAATCCCAATGTTGCCTGTGTTCCACAACTACCAGTATCAGCCAGAGTGGAGGTACATGGAGAGCAAGGCAAAGGACAAGCAAATGCTGGAGGATTTCTCCACGGTAAGCCGGTAG